In Paenibacillus sp. BIC5C1, a genomic segment contains:
- the rsmG gene encoding 16S rRNA (guanine(527)-N(7))-methyltransferase RsmG: MDDIQQQLQRRLKKHGLELDERQLEQFELYFQELVAWNEKMNLTGITEREQVYTKHFYDSVSLAFYTDMSKVNKLADIGSGAGFPGLPLKICFPHIKLTIIDSLNKRIGFLQHLVDTLGLTDVELIHGRAEELGRKEGYRDSYDLVTARAVAKLAVLNEFCLPFVRKSGLFAAMKGGDPREEMKEAEFSFNQLKGRVKAVHPFQLPVEESARHIILIQKFDKTPFKYPRKPGTPLKTPLV; encoded by the coding sequence ATGGACGATATTCAACAGCAGCTACAACGGCGCCTGAAGAAACATGGATTGGAGCTGGATGAACGCCAGTTGGAGCAATTCGAGTTATATTTTCAGGAGCTGGTAGCTTGGAATGAAAAGATGAATCTAACCGGGATTACTGAACGTGAACAAGTATATACAAAGCATTTCTATGATTCAGTATCGCTGGCGTTTTATACAGATATGTCGAAGGTAAACAAACTAGCAGACATTGGTTCAGGGGCTGGGTTCCCGGGCCTACCGCTTAAAATTTGTTTTCCGCATATCAAGCTGACGATCATTGATTCCTTAAATAAACGTATTGGCTTTCTGCAGCATCTTGTAGATACACTCGGCCTGACCGACGTAGAATTGATTCATGGTCGTGCGGAGGAACTTGGACGCAAAGAAGGATATCGAGACAGCTACGACCTTGTTACTGCGCGTGCAGTTGCTAAACTAGCGGTGCTTAACGAATTCTGTCTGCCCTTTGTTCGTAAAAGTGGATTATTCGCTGCAATGAAGGGTGGAGACCCGCGCGAAGAAATGAAGGAAGCTGAATTCAGTTTTAACCAGCTGAAAGGACGGGTGAAAGCAGTCCATCCGTTCCAGCTACCCGTTGAAGAGTCGGCGCGTCATATCATTCTGATTCAAAAATTTGATAAGACGCCATTTAAATATCCACGTAAACCAGGAACACCACTAAAAACACCTTTGGTATAG